Proteins encoded together in one Quercus lobata isolate SW786 chromosome 3, ValleyOak3.0 Primary Assembly, whole genome shotgun sequence window:
- the LOC115982428 gene encoding germin-like protein subfamily 1 member 7 has protein sequence MMKVVIVAILALATTLVSAYDPSPLQDFCVAINNTDSAVFVNGKFCKDPATVTANDFFFPGLNIPGNTAASKLGSSVNLVNVDKLPGLNTLGISLARLDFAPYGLNPPHTHPRSTELLVVMEGTLLVGFVTSNPNKLFTKVLNKGDVFVFPIGLIHFQFNIGQTNAVAFAGLSSQNPGLITIANAVFGSNPPINPDVLAKAFQLDKNVVDYLQKQF, from the exons ATGATGAAAGTTGTAATTGTGGCCATTTTGGCTTTGGCAACCACCCTTGTTTCAGCTTATGACCCTAGTCCATTGCAAGACTTCTGTGTTGCAATTAACAACACCGATTCCGCTG TATTTGtgaatggaaaattttgcaagGACCCAGCAACTGTCACAGCCAACGATTTTTTCTTTCCTGGACTCAATATTCCTGGAAACACAGCTGCAAGTAAACTTGGATCGAGTGTCAATCTTGTGAACGTCGATAAATTACCAGGTCTCAACACTCTAGGCATATCTTTGGCTCGTCTCGACTTTGCACCATATGGCCTCAATCCTCCTCACACTCACCCTCGCAGCACTGAGCTTTTGGTAGTCATGGAGGGTACTCTCTTGGTTGGATTTGTCACATCCAACCCAAACAAACTCTTCACCAAAGTTCTAAACAAGGGAGACGTCTTTGTATTCCCAATTGGTCTTATTCACTTCCAATTCAACATAGGGCAAACCAATGCTGTTGCCTTTGCTGGTCTCAGCAGTCAAAATCCTGGGTTGATCACCATAGCAAACGCAGTTTTTGGGTCTAATCCTCCAATCAATCCTGATGTTCTTGCCAAGGCCTTCCAGTTGGACAAGAATGTAGTTGATTATCTTCAGAAACAATTCTAA